Genomic segment of Synchiropus splendidus isolate RoL2022-P1 chromosome 4, RoL_Sspl_1.0, whole genome shotgun sequence:
TGAGAACCGTTCTGACTCGGCTGGCGCATGCATCAATATTGAGGCTGAACCCAGTCAGCATGGAGCGGGTGAGCACGGTGGCAAAGATCAGGTCATGTGAACATGTGTTTCTTTTATTCTGCGTGAACTGAGGAGGGAGAAGCAACACACTGTCAACCCACAGACCCAATACGGGAAACTTGGGATTAGActttaaatatttttccatctctttttcttttcatattttaaattctAGTTTGGATATTTCAGCTACGAGTATataacaatttttaaaaatgtaacacTCTTGACGCCAACTTGAACTCGATGAATAGGAAAATTTGACCATTTTAAGGGGCTGTGTTTTGACTTTGTGGAGTGGattctgaaatattttatgGTGGTTGTCAGGCTATGTATTTTAATGGTGGTGGCGAGTTTAAATGCAACCGATGGGGGTGTTAAAGTTCCTCCTCCCTCATCGCCACCCTGCATGTGTAGGTAACTCAGCTGCCAGCAGGAGCGAAGCACAGTCCCGCGAGGCAACTTTCACTCCTCATGACCATCATTGGTTATTTTCCCTTTCTTCAACATTCTCGGTCCAACACTGACTcttctctccacatgtccaaaacaTCTGACCTCCATAAAaccttctccacatgagcttcCCCTCTGAAAAACCTGCCTGACCACAATGGAGGATCAGTTTAAGAAAGCGTAAAAGTCACCGCCCTGGTGGATTTAAGGTCCCTTCACGGTCTCTTCCATTCTTCCTCCATATCTTCCAGCTGTATGAGCTGGTGATCATGGCTTTCAAGTACCAAGTCTTCCTCTGCCCACGGCCAAAAGACCTGATCCTCATCACGTACAACCACATCGACTCCATCAAGCAGGTGGTGAAAGACACTCCTGCTGTCTTCAATCAAGTGCAGCAGACTCATCGGAGGTTCATCGAGGTGAAGGTTGTCGACCTCTTGTGCTCCGGTCGCAGCCGGCTAACTTCCACCGGTCTCCGCAGGAATACTCCTCACTGACGGAGGGAGAGTTCCAGCTTCTCCGCCAGACAATCCTCACGTTTCTTCAAGACAGTCACGTCCGCGTGAGTGCACACTTCAGTTCCCTACTTGAGTGGCTTCCAACATCTGACATGGTGTGCATTCATGTGTTTCAGGTGTCACTTTTCTTAAAAAACAAAGCTCAGAATCCCAACGGACGCTTCGCCATGTCAACTGGAGGACATGTCCCTCACAAGATAGACGTGCCAGGACTGATCAGGTACCAGAAGAAGCACTCTACTATTCAACTGCCTTCTCTTTCTTTGTGTTTATAAAGCCTTATTTTATAAAATGATGATTTAAAACAGCCCAAAAAACTTTCAACTTCAAAATTGATCTTATGATCCACACTTTTAAACCTTGTTTCCAAACAAAGGTGTTGCTCACCAGCCACAATGTCTGTTCCAGGACATTTGACCGGAGCggcagggagaggaggagtgaGTTTCCCACGGGAGGAAGTTACAGCAGAGCTCTCAAAGAGGGCTCGTTGGAGCTGCATGGGGACAGAGTGACCAAGCTGGGGCTGAATATGTATGGAGCCACCGCTGGTGTCGATGAGCTGTCGGTGATGGTGTCTGGTTTCTCAAAGGTTCACAGGGAATCCTGCCGAAGAGACGCAAACATCCACGAGTTCCTCGCTGAAGGTTGAAACCTCCTGTCGTCTATCGAAGAATAAAGTAAATTCTCAATTTTCTCAGTGTGTTTTATCATATGCAGGAGACTAGCGACATTCCCAACCTTCTGGCTAAAGAGGAACTGAACTTGTTGGCCCGTCTGATGGGCAGCTTGAAGGACCAGCCCGGGGCCACTGACCCCGGCTACCAGATCGACCTGTTCGCTTctctgcaggaggaggatgagctgTGAGTGACTCCAGCTCCACGTGGTTGGTGCCGTGAATAATGATGACTTGTTTAGGGGACGTTCGGATCCAGCCGACGGGTCCAAGGTGGTGACCATACAGGCCACTCAGGTACCGCTGATTCAGCAGAGTAACATGTGGTGAGACGCTTAAGCACAGCTGCGGTTTCTCTCTCAGGATGAACACAGCGCAAGTGAACTGGCGCACATCGCCGGCCAGTTTGCAGAGGAAGAGCAACCCAGCGCTCTGAGTCACAACAAGGGAGACGACCTTCTGGCCATGATGGACGACCTCTAACAGGAAGACACAGTCATGCATCGCTGGATTCgaccacttcttcttcttcacctgcacACAAACTTACCTAACCATGACCCTGACTGAAGAAAAGGAAACTGCTACACGCTCACAAGCGTTTCATACCTTTGGTTTTGTTGTTAAGAATAAGACCGTCAGAGGTGATAGAGCTCATAACAGTCTGGCCGTTCGTCCAGATCTAAACCAAGTGTTGAAGCTACATAACAGACAAAAGCTGCGATTCAAAGGCCACCGCAACAAGGCTTTTAAGCAGAGTGTAAACAGCTCGGCTGTAAACATactgaataaatgtttcaaGAAAAGCCATGCGCtttcttttttgctgttgtATCATGAGAGATACGTCAATGTTACGATGGTATTCTTGCTTTCACActtggaaaacaacaacagctactgctactagtactactactagcactactactagtactactactactactactcattataataataataataataataataataataaaggtgaCCTACATTTCCATTCAATACAGATATAATTTCCGTTATTTTACTTTAGACTCGCATTTATTCCTGCACTTCACGTTACAGTTGACGTCCCTCATCGCCACCTTACAAGTGTAGGTAAGTCAgccgccagcagggggcagtgtggCAGCAGAGCGAACCACCGCTCAAAGACGGTGACGTCACGCGATGCACTTCCTGGTCGAGTCCTCGCGCGGCAACTCATGTCAACAAAACGACGTTTCACCCGAACACCTGGATTAAAACGGTGCAGGTAACTATGGCTCTCAGTTGTGACTCTCTGGACATCAGGCCTCTGAATTCTGTACTTGGTGTCTTCATGACGTATTAACAAGGTTTCTGTTGAGTTTCCCCGGTTGTTTTTCATGAGCGAGACAAAGACTGAGATGCGATTTCGCGTTTACAAGCTTCTCATActcataaatacatatatatacaaattTGTGTTCTCGACTATTTGACTCACTATTTGACCTccatcaccaggatccatggAACCTCCGGACTCTTCAGATCACGGCGGCGTCCTCAACTCCATCCAAGAGCGCACCATCACAGAGAACAGcatggtggtgctgctgcagggCCTGGCGGGTCAGGTGACCACCGTGGACCTGAGGAACGAGAGCACGGCTCGCGGCCGCGTCCTTAACGTGGACGCGTACATGAACGTGCGCCTGAAGGACGTGCTGTACCGGGACCGACACGGGCGTCTGAGCAAGCTGGCGGACATGTTCATCACGGGCAGGAACGTCCGCTACGTTCACATCCCCGACCAGGTGGACATCATCAAGACCATAGAGAGCCAGCTGGCCAAGATCCATCGTGTGAGGAACTTCTCTACAGGACGGAAAGAGTACCCCAAGAAGTAGCGCTGGGTCACCCGAACCTGCTGCTGCATGTCCTCACCGCAGCTCCTTCATTCACCAACATCGATGAGAAATGATTCACAGTTAAGTCTCAGTTAAATGTTTGTACGATGACTGTGAGGATGTGTACATTAGCTGCTGTGATCTAAATATGTTTTACTTGCTTTCTCTGCTTTGGTATTCgacgttttgttgtttcctatTTAACAGTAAATGGATATTATTTTGTGATCTCAACATTACGTGGTGTATCTCTGTTTTCAAAGAGTGAAGTCTGGCTGCAGTAGATCTATAGACGCTAGTCGTGGTTACTGACACTTACACGTCAGAGCGTATCACACCAAACTTTAAAGTTAGTTTCGTGTCAcgttatttttttgtgtgtgtctttttctGAGTGTCTTTATAGTTCTTCAAAGGAGTATTTCAAGTACATAAATGACAAGGAATACGCTGCTGTTTTCGCACTCATGTCAgagacaaaccaaaacattgtgaTTTTGGAGGTGGATTCCAGCTGTGCTTGACATGAACGCTCCACAACATGCAGTTCGCCCTACAGTTCGCCCTGCAGAAAACACATGTACAATTTATTTTGCCAAGTTCGAGTTACTGGTTTTATTTAATGTTGACAAGCAACTGCTTTCTGCCGCCGgtacaactttattttattattctaaaCTCTTAGGGGTCAAGAGGAGAGCGTGACAAAGTGTTGACGCCTTTGATGATAGACTTCACACCACTGAACTCAAATCCCAAGATCAAGCTTGACACAATCCAAGCACTGCTTCCATCCTCATTGCTGACATACAGAAGATTCATCATTGGATATAGGTGGtggtttttcaaaaacaatttcagACAGAGATCTTTAAAAGTCACACAAGCTGTGGTCTTGAATGGCAGACACTAAATGCAGTCAATTGTTTTGTGGTCTTGAATCTGCTCTTGAGTACTTCAGTGCTAGATAGGTGGTGCTAGatagagccacattgttttactttgttgctgaaaagagccacatcctacaaatatgttaAGGCTCTAACGctcaacctgaacagctggtcacatgactgagcgtcagtatagcggttaaagcacatccctgtgtgtcacaaggttgatggttcttgtgcatgtatttttaaaattcatactttttaccatgatcctccttgaaatatcaagcgacgtagatagaaatgtgtgcacaattaattttacttatatatatttttttttacgtggctcatgccaccaataacatgaCGCCCCGGTCTGTGCGTgagagcgacgctgcagactgaagcgtctcatcttcacttcactgaattacacaacaatgaataacaggtgaaacacatgccatacgctTAGTTTaaggaatgacaaagtttggtgaagagccgcatgaaactgggaaaagagccgcatgtggctcgggagccacgggttggccaggcctgtaCTAGATCGACACccggctgctctcaccagaACACACTTTATTTCTGGTTCCCTCCAGTGACTAAAGATGTCCGGATCAGAACACTTAAATGTAATCCATTCCTTCTAGTAGAATCAGTTTATAACTTTCCCGCTCACCTGTCTCACTATAAGATCCACCTGTCTCATAACAATCAGAAGTTCTCCACCttcatcagaatcagctttattgccatggtcagtggggagcccaccaagtaggaaagtgttttggaataaagtgctgacaataaataaaataaaataacaacaaggctgctcacgaattcaacagtctgacggccgaggagaagaagctgttcctgtgacggcaGGTTCATGTAGGTTATGTCATAGCTCCCCCAAACGGGGGCAGCACTTGATGGgttctgtatgttgaaaaggAGTAAAAAGCCCATCCACAACCTCCGAACCAAGCCACCCGTCCTCACTTCTCTCCACCTTGCAGTACCGGCAGGTGCAGAGACTTATCGAGATCAACGCCTCTTCCCACCTATGTCTCAGTGTCGTATGTTGCAAATGAGAAAAACCTACTTTTGGGACTTTCCAGACGTCACCCACCTCCTCCCCTAGAGACACTGAGAGGTCACACTGGAGAACAGACTTGTGGCCGGAAAAGCAAGAAGTCAAATATTCTGAATTTGACCATGAGAGCGGAATGGAACCCACAGAAACTAGAGTGTTTCCCTTGGAGACCGCTGTTCTGGTGTTCTCTGTAAACACAAATATGATTGGGAATTTGAGGAATTTAGTTGAGGGGAGTGTTATTCCAGAGCAGTGTTAGGAAAAGGCCCTGACTTGTCCCTCAGAAATCCACTTGAATCAAGAGGGAAAGCGCTCGGAGCAAGCTGGATAATAGTTTTGTCTGTGAGTGTTTTTAGCAGCATATTTTTCTCTGGACTGGTGTTTGTTTAGGGTGACGGCCGGCCACGTAATGAAGGTCCGCTGCTTCTGAAAACACCACAGAGTGCCACATCAACACTGGCGCGGGCTCAGAATAGCACTTAACCAGAACACAAACAGCTCCAGAACAATAACACACAAATACAGACGAAAGCAATGAGACCAGAGTAGCGCGACGGATGAGTGGAGACACGGCGTGACGGCTGTTGCCGTTTCTGGTGAACAATGGAGGTCGGATTGTTGTGGTGAGGGTTTGAGGACGAACAACTCTGTGTCCCTTTTTAGCAACATCATGGATTTCAGTGAACAACTACAAGCCCTGACCTGCTTTCCTTCGCCACTTTCAGCGAGCTGAGGCATTCTTCAGTCAGAGTGGAGATCCAGCTAGTTTGGGTCAAATCAAACTTTATTAACAACGTAAACAGTTCACATAAAATGCAGCATAAATAACACACAATGAAAGTGAGAATGGTCACAGTCTGCCGTGCTGACTCCACCACCTCCCCCAGAGGGAAAATGACTCACATAAAAAGGcctgatggtttggacacgtgaagAGAAGAGACATTGATGGACCAGGAATGTTGGTGatacaagaagaggaagacaactaaTGGTGGATGAAGACTTGGAGGCGTGACTACAGGATGGTCAAGAAGGGTGAAGGTGGAATCCTTGCTGTGGCAAACCCTGGCTGAACTGAACCATGGTTCTCTCTGTCAGGGTGTCATGCGGTTGTTGTGGTTGCAGCAGAGATTCTTTATGAATCTTTAGGTCCTGTTTGCGACAAGGACGGACAGATTATGCAGGGTTCTCAGTTACGACTCTGTTTGGGAGGTGAAGAAAgatctgagccaaaagacaaaactcTGGAATGATTTTCCATCAAGACCAAGAACCCTGGATATAAACTTGAATGTTGAAACCTGGTTTGTGGTGGAGTTTCCAGCCTGCAAACAGGGGGTAGTACTCAAGGatggtggatgaggtatcatgaaacagtattgcagggttgatgaaacagtcacctaattttcagaggccactagatggcgctctaggtttagaaatgatgtgaggtttctttgaactAGTTGTTCACGCCCAAACATTTCACCAGAGTACAGTATGTCTCTTTGTTGACCTGAGAACTTCACCTGGATTCCCCCAAAAGAGCTGGGCTGCtttgctgcggctgctgcccccacaacccaaccccttataataaaaataagactcCTCAAAACATTCACATGGGAAGCCTGTCTCAAAACAATGCCACCTGTTCTCCTGAATCTCCACTTGACTTTATAAACTGCTAACACACTTCCCTCTGCACATTAAAACACAAAGAGCTCAATGAATCCACGAGCCCCCGCTGCAGCCGAGCAGCTATTTCCTGTCCCACCCCACTGTGGCGATGGTGAACAGACCTCAGTGTAGCCGGCGGGGGGACACCTCACCTCCTCACGGCTCACTGTAAAGCAGCGGTTTTATTCGGAAGATTCCATGTGGTGGATGACTGGGCTACACCTCAGGACGGAGGAAGCACCTCCTTCTGGTCACTGCTGGTCGTCCTTCCTCCAGGGCTGAGAGGGAGTGGACACTTCAGAATCACCAGCTCCTCAGCCTGACAACATCTCACTGAGAGAGAAGGAGCCATGGCATCTTACCGCTGGAGAACTTCACTTTGGAGGAGCTGAACTTTTCCCTCAGGTGAGATGCCTTTTTATTTCTAATGGCAAAGAGAAGTAGCTCTTCAGTTGGTCCAGGTGCAGTGTCGTCATGTAAACAGGTCCAAATGAGAAACATTTTTCTATCTAGAATTAAAGTCCGATGAAGATTTCGGGGTCACGGTAGAACTCTGACACACCAGAGGTCAGacagtttttttaaaggagCTCAAGAGCTCAGTCATTTGCTTGAGATTCAGAGAAGAAGTGAAAGCATTTTCTCAGGAACATCTACCGATTGTCCTCCTCAGTCAAGAGGAGGTCAGAGGGCGGACCCGGCTTGAGAACGTGCGCGTCCCCAACGGAAGTTCTCGTCTTGTTAAAGTCTGTACTGGACACCGTCCACACCATGGCGAGACTCCTCACTGACACTCAGGCTGTGGTTCAGTTAAACAGGGTTGGTGAGTCAGGGTTGATGCCTCCGAAGATAAAGCCATGGCCAGGTTGTTCCCGCCAGCGTGTAATTTGGGAGCTAAAGCGACGAGTCAGCAACTAGAAAATGTCCAGCTGCATCAAACACATTCTTTGGTTTGGGATCTTATCTGAATGATTTCGGGGAGGAAACGACTGAAGACTTGATACTGCGGGATGATGTGGTGGGGGGTGGTTTTGCCGCTTGTCTTTGGTCATTTTGAATCATCTGACTCTTTACAAGATTGTTGTTTATTCCTTTAAATGTCAGTGTTAACTTCTCGAACACCGATGGAACAGgctcctttaaaaaaagaccacaGTCATCCCTGATGTCTGGTGTGGTTTTGCGACATCCCATCATGCATTGCTGGGTAGAAAGGTTGTGTTTGTACGATTTTTATTTCTCCTTCTGCACGAATGTCAACTTTATCACAGTTCCAATACGACCGTACGCTAGCAAGGTAAAGGCTAAAGGAATTGACGTACACAGTGTTTTgtaaaacatctcactttggacAAAGAGGCGTGTCCTGTGGGGGCACCAACTGGTGGGCCACAAAACTGCAACCTCAGGTGCGCAAATGGCCCACGGGCCACAAGTTTCAACTCTTGCATAACAGCATGTTCTACCTGATATCCATTTAACCACCTGGGACTTGTAAACGTGTCCCTTTTCAAAGCTACGATCATTTTAACCACTTCGAAATAAATACACATCTGAAAATTTGGTTATTTTAAGTCAAACCAAATGTGCTCACAATAATTCAAGCAAAAGTTGTGACGCACCGTTCGGGTTTCAGTGGGCTAATACAAACCGCTTAGCCATTGTTAGAAGCTAAATGATTTCATTTGCAgtaaaaatgcaaacatttgcaCAGCTCAAAATACTGCGAGTCGTTCAAATATAAATAGCAATATTGCTAAGTCATGCTGTCTGAGTGTTTGGCTACGATGATAAAGAGCTTAGCTCAATGATTAGCATTGTCTTTTGCTAGCTAAAATGTTTGAATGAAAAGTAGTgagcaaatatttatttctccATAAAGTCGCGCTGCTGTATCATGTCGCACTCGAGTATGTAACTACCTCCTAATAACCTCCCCAGCTGCTacgatgtttctgtttttgtttgtacagtTTACGTAGAGGTCATTCTGTTATTCTGTTTCGCGCTTTACTTGACTTACTTCCCCTTACTTTGCACTCAGTAGTATTAGTTTTGACACTCATTAGTATTCATTGTAGAAGTGTTATTACTGGAACTGTCTCTGCACTTTCTATAACGTCTTCTTGCCAGTGAACGACATGCTAAGTTAGCATGCATAGATTGTGTGCTTCAAAGTGAGTTTAATTTCGGGTCAGCTGTCATGGGCCTTCAAATGACTTGATGGACCGGGGAGTGGTCCCCGGGCCTTGGGTTTGATGCCAGCTTGTTATAGCTACAAGGCCTTGGCTTCAGCGAGAACATGTGACGACAACCAACCAAGTCAGTAAACAGGGGGTTTACGAgcctgctgactcagcgctGGGGTGAGCGCAGGCTCCATCTTGGTCGAACCTTCAGCTCATTATTTCCCTCTGTAGGAAGTGTTACGTAAGATACCTCAACAGTTTTAACAGGTCCAGGTCGCTGCTCCAGACTTGGATCATCAAAGCAGGAAGTGGGAGTTTTCTTTAACGGGGGTCACATAAACAGCTCCAGCTGGCGGCCCTTCATCTGCACGCGCCGCCGGTTATGGGACTTGTCTGGAAAGGTTGGGCGTTAAATTTGTCTGCGCATGTGACTGTGGCGGCGTTAAACGCACATTTGTCTGCGTCTGCAGTCGTGGTGACCACAGACCGCCTGATCCAGACGGAGCGCTGTGAATACGAGCGTTGTTGTTGTGACACGTGAAGAGACGGATGACAGTGACGGAGCACAAGTCGCACTCGTGTCTGTGGTGATGCGACAAGGCTGCCATTTTGTCTCCAGATTACTGAGACGCATCTCTGTGGTTCAAGACGTTATATGTCCGTATCGGCCACTCTCAGCCACCTGAACTTGTGTTACtgaaattgttgcagtgcataatgggatttaaagtgttggtggttCAGGTATCCTGCAGTTGTTTTACCACAACTGCTGGCACCAGCTCAACGATAGCTGAAATGAAACAAGAAAATACACAAGTGAAATATGCGTCCGCAATACTTGCTTGTACATCAGGGAGTTTTGAAAAAGCGTTGAGACCTTCCTCCAGAGAAAAATGGTGGAAAATGGATGACTCGACTTAACGTTGTGGGCACAAGAACTGGTCGACACACTAGCAAAACTGCACTTCAACCAAACCACAGTTGTGGAAACGCTTGCTGAACTACACACAGTTGCCGAATCACACAGTTGTaggcacacattccaaaccgcACACCTGTTGACACATCTGCAGAAGCACACAACCCATGGACACGCTTGccaattcacacacacactgaagttgAAACACTTACAGAACCACAGCATTTCCGAATCACACACTTGTGGACAAAATACTGGTAGACACACTTGCAAAAGTACAGTTACCGAATCACACACTTACCAAATAGCTGAATTGTCGGCACACTTTCCTCACCACACACTTGCAAAATCTATCAACTTACTGAAGCCGAAACAGTGAAACAATCACATTTACCGAATCACACACTTGCAGAACCACACATTTGTGGACACACGGTGAACTGTACACAGTTGCCGAATCCCTCAATTGCAGGCAAACTTTCCTCACTGCACACTTGTAGACACGCTTGCCAAATCTTCGCACTTACTGAAGGTGAAACACTGAAAGAATCGCACAGTCGCCGAATCACACACCTTTAGAACCACACCCTTGCAAAATAAATCTCAGAAGCACGCGGTCACTAAATCGCACACTTTCCTCACGGGACACTTGACACACTCACTGAACCAGACAACTGTAGACTCATTTACTGAAGTCGATTCTGTCAAAGAATCGCACAATTACTGAATCACACACTTGTCAAACCGCACtctcacagacagacacagactcGCACATTATTTAAAGAGTCACAGTCGCAGAGAGAATTTCTGGAGTCGCTCCAACCCCAGCAGTCTCATGTCACAGTGGATCCAGATGCGTGTGGTGGGAACAGACAACAGAGGTCAGCGGTGAAAGGGAACAGAGGCGTGGCTCAGGATCAGGCGCTAGATATTTCACTCTGCTAGTTTCAACTTACAGCTTGAGATTTCTGGAGCCTGTTCAGGAGGAGGTGAGATGCCGTGGTGCAGCTGGACTCACTCTGGCAAATAGGAGTGTAATAGCAAACAGAGGGCATCGCAGCGGTTCACACGAGAGTCACAGCATCAGTTACGTTCCTcctacaacaacaacagcaccaGGGTCTGCCAACGGTCAGCAGGATAAGGATCAGGGTGGGAGTGTAGAGACCCCGGTGGCAGCAGCTGGAACGAGAGCCGGCTTTAATTTCCCCTCGGGAGGAAAACATTCAGCTCCCACGCATGTTGTTGGAATGACGGACGGGAAAAGTCATCAAGAAAATCCAGAGATGGGAGCAGTGGAGAGGCTTTCAAACACTACCTTCTTGCTTTTCTTGCTTGCAGCACAAGTTTGTTCCATAAGAAAGTTCCGGTGGAAGCAGTGGTGAGTCAGGAtggagccagtgaggagagacatGGAGCTGCTCAGTAACAGCATGGCCACCTACGCCCACATCACAGGTGACGCTTGCTGTTCCACACGCTAGTGGACAAACTTGCCTCATTCACCACACGCTAGGATACGAAACACACTTGCCATATTGCACTGATGCTCTTACTGAACCAAACACTTGTCCATGCCTCACTATAAAATGCACACACTCGACACGCTTGCAGAACTTTTGCACACAAACCACGCACTGTGCAACACACATTTGTCGACACACTTGCTTGCACGCTGACTCACACACGTGCAGAACCATGCAATTGCACGCATGGCAAGACATTCGCTATAGTCCACA
This window contains:
- the oscp1a gene encoding protein OSCP1a isoform X3 produces the protein MSLRTVPLVVVNLGGEMLYILDQRLQAHCSPEDTSDKVMNDIIGTMFSKSFMDQLFGPQQPYSHRTLRTVLTRLAHASILRLNPVSMERLYELVIMAFKYQVFLCPRPKDLILITYNHIDSIKQVVKDTPAVFNQVQQTHRRFIEVKEYSSLTEGEFQLLRQTILTFLQDSHVRVSLFLKNKAQNPNGRFAMSTGGHVPHKIDVPGLIRTFDRSGRERRSEFPTGGSYSRALKEGSLELHGDRVTKLGLNMFTGNPAEETQTSTSSSLKETSDIPNLLAKEELNLLARLMGSLKDQPGATDPGYQIDLFASLQEEDELGRSDPADGSKVVTIQATQDEHSASELAHIAGQFAEEEQPSALSHNKGDDLLAMMDDL
- the oscp1a gene encoding protein OSCP1a isoform X1, with the translated sequence MSLRTVPLVVVNLGGEMLYILDQRLQAHCSPEDTSDKGAGLWSENDRKRVMNDIIGTMFSKSFMDQLFGPQQPYSHRTLRTVLTRLAHASILRLNPVSMERLYELVIMAFKYQVFLCPRPKDLILITYNHIDSIKQVVKDTPAVFNQVQQTHRRFIEVKEYSSLTEGEFQLLRQTILTFLQDSHVRVSLFLKNKAQNPNGRFAMSTGGHVPHKIDVPGLIRTFDRSGRERRSEFPTGGSYSRALKEGSLELHGDRVTKLGLNMFTGNPAEETQTSTSSSLKETSDIPNLLAKEELNLLARLMGSLKDQPGATDPGYQIDLFASLQEEDELGRSDPADGSKVVTIQATQDEHSASELAHIAGQFAEEEQPSALSHNKGDDLLAMMDDL
- the oscp1a gene encoding protein OSCP1a isoform X4 — protein: MSLRTVPLVVVNLGGEMLYILDQRLQAHCSPEDTSDKVMNDIIGTMFSKSFMDQLFGPQQPYSHRTLRTVLTRLAHASILRLNPVSMERLYELVIMAFKYQVFLCPRPKDLILITYNHIDSIKQVVKDTPAVFNQVQQTHRRFIEEYSSLTEGEFQLLRQTILTFLQDSHVRVSLFLKNKAQNPNGRFAMSTGGHVPHKIDVPGLIRTFDRSGRERRSEFPTGGSYSRALKEGSLELHGDRVTKLGLNMFTGNPAEETQTSTSSSLKETSDIPNLLAKEELNLLARLMGSLKDQPGATDPGYQIDLFASLQEEDELGRSDPADGSKVVTIQATQDEHSASELAHIAGQFAEEEQPSALSHNKGDDLLAMMDDL
- the oscp1a gene encoding protein OSCP1a isoform X2, with protein sequence MSLRTVPLVVVNLGGEMLYILDQRLQAHCSPEDTSDKGAGLWSENDRKRVMNDIIGTMFSKSFMDQLFGPQQPYSHRTLRTVLTRLAHASILRLNPVSMERLYELVIMAFKYQVFLCPRPKDLILITYNHIDSIKQVVKDTPAVFNQVQQTHRRFIEEYSSLTEGEFQLLRQTILTFLQDSHVRVSLFLKNKAQNPNGRFAMSTGGHVPHKIDVPGLIRTFDRSGRERRSEFPTGGSYSRALKEGSLELHGDRVTKLGLNMFTGNPAEETQTSTSSSLKETSDIPNLLAKEELNLLARLMGSLKDQPGATDPGYQIDLFASLQEEDELGRSDPADGSKVVTIQATQDEHSASELAHIAGQFAEEEQPSALSHNKGDDLLAMMDDL
- the oscp1a gene encoding protein OSCP1a isoform X5 yields the protein MSLRTVPLVVVNLGGEMLYILDQRLQAHCSPEDTSDKGAGLWSENDRKRVMNDIIGTMFSKSFMDQLFGPQQPYSHRTLRTVLTRLAHASILRLNPVSMERLYELVIMAFKYQVFLCPRPKDLILITYNHIDSIKQVVKDTPAVFNQVQQTHRRFIEEYSSLTEGEFQLLRQTILTFLQDSHVRVSLFLKNKAQNPNGRFAMSTGGHVPHKIDVPGLIRTFDRSGRERRSEFPTGGSYSRALKEGSLELHGDRVTKLGLNMYGATAGVDELSVMVSGFSKVHRESCRRDETSDIPNLLAKEELNLLARLMGSLKDQPGATDPGYQIDLFASLQEEDELGRSDPADGSKVVTIQATQDEHSASELAHIAGQFAEEEQPSALSHNKGDDLLAMMDDL
- the oscp1a gene encoding protein OSCP1a isoform X6, whose translation is MSLRTVPLVVVNLGGEMLYILDQRLQAHCSPEDTSDKVMNDIIGTMFSKSFMDQLFGPQQPYSHRTLRTVLTRLAHASILRLNPVSMERLYELVIMAFKYQVFLCPRPKDLILITYNHIDSIKQVVKDTPAVFNQVQQTHRRFIEEYSSLTEGEFQLLRQTILTFLQDSHVRVSLFLKNKAQNPNGRFAMSTGGHVPHKIDVPGLIRTFDRSGRERRSEFPTGGSYSRALKEGSLELHGDRVTKLGLNMYGATAGVDELSVMVSGFSKETSDIPNLLAKEELNLLARLMGSLKDQPGATDPGYQIDLFASLQEEDELGRSDPADGSKVVTIQATQDEHSASELAHIAGQFAEEEQPSALSHNKGDDLLAMMDDL
- the lsm10 gene encoding U7 snRNA-associated Sm-like protein LSm10, whose product is MEPPDSSDHGGVLNSIQERTITENSMVVLLQGLAGQVTTVDLRNESTARGRVLNVDAYMNVRLKDVLYRDRHGRLSKLADMFITGRNVRYVHIPDQVDIIKTIESQLAKIHRVRNFSTGRKEYPKK